In Marivirga salinae, a single window of DNA contains:
- a CDS encoding DUF4783 domain-containing protein, whose amino-acid sequence MKGIGIKFFYLLLFSSFSNGDLYGQNESLFADVRSALKAGSSKELSQYFHDNIGLNIKDESGNYSKVHAEIYLKEFFKKHEPISFEYAIQQSTKEDLKYAIGNYVHSQGTYSCSHKS is encoded by the coding sequence ATGAAGGGAATTGGAATAAAATTTTTCTATCTCCTATTATTTTCAAGCTTTAGCAATGGGGATCTATATGGCCAAAACGAGTCCCTTTTTGCAGATGTTCGCTCAGCACTAAAAGCTGGTAGCTCAAAGGAATTGTCCCAATATTTCCATGATAATATCGGACTCAATATCAAAGATGAATCGGGAAATTATAGTAAAGTCCATGCCGAAATCTATCTAAAAGAGTTCTTTAAAAAACATGAACCTATTAGCTTTGAATATGCCATCCAACAAAGCACTAAAGAAGATTTGAAATATGCCATCGGAAATTATGTTCATTCCCAAGGCACTTATTCTTGTTCTCATAAGAGTTAA
- a CDS encoding MlaE family ABC transporter permease, protein MKIPTNIEKMLNEAGEIARFSGRFFQELFKPRFEFNEFLRQCFYIGYMSLLLIGVTAFIMGLVITIQSRPTLVDFGAEAWLPKMTAVSIVREIAPVITALICAGKIGSGIGAELGSMKVTEQIDAMEVSGTNPYKYLVVTRVMATTLMVPLLAIFANAISLYGAYLGANIQGVVSWDLYWAQVFQTLRYSDVIPAVIKTFFFGFAIGIIGCYKGFTSKKGTEGVGQSANSAVVISSFLVFILDLLAVQITDVLGLT, encoded by the coding sequence ATGAAGATACCTACAAATATCGAAAAAATGCTGAACGAAGCTGGAGAAATAGCTCGTTTTAGCGGTCGATTTTTCCAAGAGTTATTTAAGCCTCGTTTTGAATTCAATGAATTTTTAAGACAGTGTTTCTATATAGGCTATATGTCCCTCCTACTAATTGGAGTTACAGCATTTATTATGGGTCTGGTAATCACTATCCAATCTAGACCAACACTAGTTGATTTTGGTGCCGAGGCATGGCTTCCTAAAATGACTGCAGTTTCTATAGTGAGAGAAATTGCTCCAGTCATTACAGCACTTATCTGTGCTGGCAAAATTGGCTCAGGCATAGGGGCAGAACTTGGTTCTATGAAAGTTACCGAGCAAATAGATGCTATGGAAGTTTCCGGTACCAATCCTTATAAATATTTGGTGGTAACAAGGGTAATGGCCACTACTTTAATGGTGCCCCTTTTAGCCATATTTGCCAACGCAATTTCCCTATACGGTGCTTATTTGGGAGCTAATATTCAAGGTGTGGTGAGTTGGGATTTGTATTGGGCTCAAGTATTTCAAACCCTGCGTTATAGTGATGTGATTCCTGCGGTTATCAAAACATTTTTCTTTGGCTTTGCCATTGGTATTATAGGTTGTTACAAAGGATTTACTTCAAAAAAGGGCACAGAAGGTGTAGGACAATCAGCTAATTCTGCTGTAGTGATTTCATCTTTTCTGGTCTTCATCCTTGATTTACTAGCTGTTCAAATTACTGATGTTTTAGGCTTGACTTAA
- a CDS encoding DUF2179 domain-containing protein, with protein sequence MQEFFQELGFSSNIFAFVILPLLIFLARVADVSIGTMRVILVMQGKKGLAPLLGFFESLIWLLAIGQIFKHIDNPVSYISYATGYAFGTYIGIIVEEKMAIGRVVVRVITALPANNLIDYLEQKNHRYSNIDATGNDGKVNIIFTVVKRNVLKELIPKIQEYNPKAFFTIEGVKKVSDEDASYKENKGILIGKMLDIRSK encoded by the coding sequence ATGCAAGAGTTTTTTCAAGAATTAGGGTTTTCAAGTAACATATTTGCCTTTGTAATTCTTCCATTACTAATTTTTTTAGCACGTGTGGCTGATGTTTCCATAGGTACTATGCGTGTAATCTTAGTGATGCAAGGTAAAAAAGGTCTTGCTCCGCTCTTGGGTTTTTTCGAATCCTTAATATGGTTATTAGCTATCGGTCAAATTTTTAAGCACATTGATAATCCGGTGAGTTACATATCTTATGCTACAGGCTATGCTTTTGGAACTTACATAGGCATAATTGTAGAAGAAAAAATGGCAATTGGAAGAGTAGTAGTAAGAGTAATTACTGCCTTACCTGCAAATAATTTAATTGATTATCTAGAACAGAAAAACCATCGGTATTCTAATATCGATGCCACAGGTAATGACGGAAAGGTGAATATCATTTTCACAGTTGTGAAAAGAAACGTTTTGAAAGAATTGATTCCTAAAATTCAAGAATACAATCCAAAAGCATTTTTCACTATTGAGGGCGTGAAAAAAGTTAGTGATGAAGATGCATCATATAAAGAAAATAAAGGCATCCTTATTGGTAAAATGTTGGATATTCGGAGTAAGTAA
- a CDS encoding PspC domain-containing protein: MEKKLERTRERVFAGVCGGIAKYFGWDAGKVRLLYVLISILSAAFPGILVYIILWFVMPEENLSWKR; encoded by the coding sequence ATGGAAAAGAAATTAGAAAGAACAAGAGAAAGAGTTTTTGCAGGAGTATGTGGTGGGATAGCTAAATATTTTGGTTGGGATGCAGGAAAAGTACGTTTACTTTATGTCTTAATTTCGATATTAAGCGCAGCTTTTCCAGGAATATTAGTATATATTATTTTATGGTTTGTTATGCCAGAAGAAAATTTGAGTTGGAAAAGATAA
- a CDS encoding adenosylcobalamin-dependent ribonucleoside-diphosphate reductase: MARINDNGMVVLKERYLFRHEETGISESPEEMFRRVANSVALAELNFGDENQNLAWAEKFFKIMDELLFLPNSPTLMNAGTPNQQLSACFVLPVEDNTEAIFSCLKTAALIQKSGGGTGFDFSKIRPKGDNVANGGKAAGPVAFMKIFDVMTENIRQSGKRRGANMGVLHINHPDVEEFVNSKSTGKNLQNFNISVGVTDAFMHAIKHDSSWDLIHPNTGKKVKELSARSLWQSIIRNAKNNGDPGLLFLDEINRWNPTPKIGIISCTNPCGEVPLLPYEACNLGSINLAKMVASPYKKTVKIKWDLLENTVNTAIRFLDNVIDVNTYIIPEVEQITKGNRKIGLGVMGWADMLIELGIPYASDEAVALAEKLMRFIKDRAWQTSQNLAKTRGVFPNWEKSTHFPDFPLRNATCTAIAPTGSISIIAGVSSSIEPLFALAYEQRNVLDKRSLKHINFSLIEYLKANSIYTEEILNCINARGNLKESNGLPKETKELFRTALEINFSDHLKHQLAFQMYTDNAISKTINLSSSASKYDIDKAFKMAWSGKAKGITLYRDGSKSKQVLNSGIGFPSTERTNCKVCTV, translated from the coding sequence ATGGCGAGAATCAACGATAACGGCATGGTAGTATTGAAAGAAAGATACTTATTTAGGCATGAAGAAACGGGGATAAGCGAAAGCCCTGAAGAAATGTTCAGACGTGTAGCCAATTCAGTAGCTTTAGCAGAATTAAACTTTGGAGATGAAAACCAAAATTTGGCTTGGGCAGAAAAGTTTTTCAAAATAATGGACGAGCTTCTTTTTTTACCCAATTCCCCTACCCTAATGAATGCTGGCACACCTAATCAACAATTAAGTGCCTGTTTTGTACTGCCGGTTGAAGACAATACGGAGGCAATTTTTTCATGTCTAAAAACAGCTGCTTTAATTCAAAAAAGTGGAGGGGGTACAGGCTTTGATTTTTCAAAAATCCGACCAAAAGGAGATAATGTTGCCAATGGCGGTAAAGCGGCAGGGCCTGTGGCATTTATGAAGATATTTGATGTAATGACTGAAAACATTCGGCAATCGGGCAAAAGAAGGGGTGCCAATATGGGCGTATTGCATATTAATCATCCCGATGTCGAAGAATTTGTCAATAGCAAAAGTACGGGAAAGAATTTGCAAAACTTTAACATTTCAGTAGGGGTTACAGATGCTTTTATGCATGCGATAAAACATGATTCTTCATGGGATTTGATTCATCCAAATACTGGAAAGAAAGTAAAGGAACTATCCGCAAGAAGCTTATGGCAGTCCATTATTAGAAATGCCAAAAATAATGGTGATCCTGGTTTGTTATTCTTGGATGAAATCAACAGATGGAATCCTACACCCAAAATTGGTATAATTAGTTGCACTAATCCTTGTGGAGAAGTGCCTTTGCTTCCATATGAAGCCTGTAATCTAGGTTCTATCAATTTAGCGAAAATGGTTGCTTCGCCTTATAAAAAAACTGTTAAAATAAAGTGGGACTTACTGGAAAATACAGTGAATACAGCTATTAGATTTTTAGATAATGTTATAGATGTCAATACCTATATTATTCCTGAAGTTGAGCAAATTACAAAAGGAAATCGAAAAATAGGATTAGGCGTAATGGGCTGGGCAGATATGCTAATTGAATTGGGAATTCCATATGCTAGTGATGAGGCAGTAGCATTGGCTGAAAAACTTATGAGGTTTATTAAAGATCGAGCCTGGCAGACATCTCAAAATTTGGCTAAAACCAGAGGAGTTTTTCCAAACTGGGAAAAAAGCACACATTTTCCGGATTTTCCCTTACGCAATGCCACTTGTACCGCCATAGCGCCAACAGGATCAATATCAATTATAGCTGGGGTTTCTTCTTCTATTGAACCCTTGTTTGCACTTGCTTATGAACAAAGAAATGTCCTTGATAAAAGGAGTCTTAAACATATTAATTTTTCCCTGATAGAATACTTAAAGGCAAATAGCATTTATACAGAAGAAATATTGAATTGCATTAATGCCAGAGGAAATCTGAAAGAATCCAATGGACTGCCAAAAGAAACAAAAGAACTTTTTAGAACAGCTTTAGAAATCAATTTTTCAGACCACCTCAAACACCAACTTGCCTTCCAGATGTACACCGATAATGCCATTTCAAAAACCATCAATCTTTCTTCATCTGCAAGCAAATATGATATTGATAAGGCATTTAAAATGGCGTGGTCGGGTAAAGCCAAAGGAATTACATTATATAGAGATGGCTCTAAAAGCAAACAGGTACTTAATAGTGGTATAGGTTTCCCTTCTACAGAGCGCACAAATTGTAAAGTTTGTACAGTTTAA
- a CDS encoding ABC transporter ATP-binding protein, whose protein sequence is MKNHIKLDNTLKKMISIDGLNVSFGDNHVLRNLDLTLNKGENLTVLGKSGSGKSVLIKCIIGLIKPDSGSIKVLGQEVTNLESNELYDIRKKTGFLFQSNALYDSMTVRENLEFPLRRHGIEKSKEEVDELVNEALTNVGLPETEEMMPSELSGGMKKRIALARTLILKPDIILYDEPTTGLDPITGKEISHLMLDIQEKYNTSSIIISHDIYGIKIVANRIFMLIDGMCYDDGTYNQLKKSKDSKVKSFFE, encoded by the coding sequence ATGAAAAACCATATTAAGCTTGATAATACACTAAAAAAGATGATTTCAATAGATGGACTGAATGTATCTTTTGGGGATAATCATGTGCTACGAAATCTAGATTTAACTTTGAATAAGGGTGAGAACTTAACTGTATTGGGTAAATCAGGTTCTGGGAAATCAGTATTAATTAAATGTATTATTGGCTTAATAAAGCCAGATTCAGGAAGCATTAAAGTGCTTGGACAGGAAGTAACCAATTTGGAAAGTAATGAACTTTATGATATTCGTAAGAAGACGGGCTTTCTATTTCAGAGCAATGCACTTTATGATTCTATGACTGTGCGGGAAAATTTAGAATTTCCATTGAGAAGACATGGAATTGAAAAAAGTAAGGAGGAAGTAGATGAACTAGTGAATGAAGCACTGACTAATGTTGGCTTACCTGAAACGGAAGAAATGATGCCCTCTGAACTATCGGGAGGCATGAAAAAGCGGATTGCCTTAGCAAGAACCTTGATTCTAAAGCCAGATATAATACTTTACGATGAACCTACAACTGGTCTTGACCCTATTACAGGCAAAGAGATTAGTCATTTGATGTTGGATATTCAGGAAAAGTATAATACCTCATCCATCATTATTTCACACGATATTTATGGTATTAAGATAGTGGCTAATAGAATATTCATGTTGATTGACGGCATGTGCTATGATGATGGAACATATAACCAGCTTAAAAAATCAAAAGATTCTAAGGTGAAATCCTTTTTTGAATGA
- a CDS encoding MlaD family protein encodes MKNQKSKNIRLGILVFIGTILLITALYTIGSNQNLFGSKIRVIADFKDVNGLMTGNNVHFSGINIGTVESVKIFSDSSIRVVMVIQKNAQKYIKKNAIASIGTDGLMGNKLVNINLVNQQADMIEEGDLLRTIEPVATDQMMHTLNRTNEDVALIVKNLKEISEKLNSENSLWSILADTVISENIREAIVEIKLTSQKTAIITGDLSNIVKGISEGKGTLGALLTESTLSNKLEQTIVNIEEISDSLAYITGDLKVVSSKIQKGEGAIGTLLMDTVFMHDLNKSMENIRMGSDGFNQNMEALKHSIFLRRYFRKKEK; translated from the coding sequence ATGAAAAATCAAAAATCAAAAAACATACGATTGGGAATCCTTGTGTTTATAGGAACAATTCTCCTGATCACTGCTTTATACACCATTGGAAGCAATCAAAATCTTTTTGGTTCAAAAATCAGGGTTATAGCTGATTTTAAAGACGTGAATGGATTGATGACGGGGAATAATGTTCATTTTTCGGGTATCAATATTGGTACTGTAGAAAGCGTTAAGATTTTCAGTGATTCCAGCATCAGAGTTGTAATGGTTATCCAGAAGAACGCACAGAAATATATTAAAAAAAATGCCATAGCAAGTATTGGAACTGACGGGCTAATGGGTAATAAGTTGGTAAATATAAATCTGGTAAATCAACAGGCCGACATGATTGAAGAAGGGGATTTATTAAGAACCATAGAGCCGGTCGCTACTGATCAAATGATGCATACACTCAACCGCACCAATGAGGATGTGGCATTAATAGTTAAGAATTTAAAGGAAATTTCTGAGAAATTAAATAGCGAAAACAGTCTGTGGAGTATTTTGGCGGATACAGTGATTTCCGAAAATATAAGAGAAGCCATTGTAGAAATTAAGTTGACCAGTCAAAAGACGGCCATTATTACTGGGGATTTATCCAATATAGTGAAAGGTATTAGTGAGGGGAAAGGCACTTTGGGTGCCTTATTGACTGAAAGTACACTCAGCAATAAACTTGAACAAACTATTGTCAACATTGAAGAAATCTCCGATAGCTTGGCCTATATAACAGGAGATTTAAAAGTGGTTTCCAGTAAGATACAGAAAGGTGAAGGCGCAATTGGCACATTGCTTATGGATACTGTTTTCATGCATGACCTTAATAAAAGTATGGAAAATATCCGCATGGGATCCGATGGATTCAATCAAAATATGGAGGCTTTGAAGCACAGTATTTTTCTTAGGAGATATTTTCGTAAGAAGGAAAAATAA
- a CDS encoding SDR family oxidoreductase gives MENQFKDKVAIVTGGSFGIGRATAILFAKHGAKVTIADVVEDSETLNTIKKLGGTAIFVKCDVSKESDVINMVEQTIEKFGRIDFAFNNAGIEGLAAPAHECTNNNWTNVMNVNIDGVWLCMKHQIPHMLKQGKGAIVNNASVAGLVGFAGTPAYVASKHAVVGLTKNAASDYAKLGIRVNVVCPGIIKTPMIDRFTGKDKKIEKQFMDMEPVGRLGKPEEVAEAVIWLCSDASSFVTGQALAVDGGWVAQ, from the coding sequence ATGGAAAATCAATTTAAAGATAAAGTAGCCATAGTTACTGGTGGATCTTTTGGTATAGGAAGAGCCACTGCTATCCTATTTGCCAAACATGGTGCAAAAGTGACCATTGCAGATGTGGTAGAAGACTCGGAAACTCTCAATACCATCAAAAAATTAGGGGGCACTGCAATATTTGTAAAATGTGATGTGTCTAAAGAATCCGATGTTATCAATATGGTAGAGCAAACAATAGAAAAATTTGGAAGGATTGATTTTGCTTTCAATAATGCCGGAATTGAAGGATTAGCCGCCCCAGCGCATGAATGCACCAATAATAATTGGACTAATGTTATGAATGTAAATATTGACGGAGTTTGGCTGTGCATGAAACATCAAATTCCGCATATGCTCAAGCAAGGAAAAGGCGCCATTGTCAATAATGCTTCTGTTGCAGGGCTTGTAGGTTTTGCAGGAACCCCTGCCTATGTTGCGTCCAAACATGCAGTTGTTGGATTGACAAAGAATGCCGCCTCGGATTATGCCAAATTAGGTATCAGAGTAAATGTGGTTTGTCCAGGTATTATTAAAACGCCTATGATAGACCGATTTACCGGCAAGGATAAGAAAATAGAAAAACAGTTTATGGATATGGAACCTGTAGGCCGGTTAGGGAAACCTGAGGAAGTTGCAGAAGCAGTCATATGGCTTTGTTCTGATGCATCTTCTTTTGTAACAGGTCAAGCACTGGCAGTGGATGGCGGCTGGGTAGCCCAATAA
- a CDS encoding DUF4783 domain-containing protein, with amino-acid sequence MKEIAIKYFLIIFILGFSLNLAQAQNESLFADVRSALKAGSSKELSQHFHDNIELNIKGESGNYSNVHAEIYLKEFFKKHEPISFEYAHQGSSNEGLKYAIGNYVHSEGTYLVLIRAKKINGKEKIYIIDFSEE; translated from the coding sequence ATGAAGGAAATTGCTATAAAATATTTCTTAATAATATTTATACTGGGGTTTAGTTTGAACCTTGCCCAAGCTCAGAATGAATCGCTGTTTGCTGACGTCCGATCTGCACTTAAGGCAGGTAGTTCAAAAGAATTATCTCAACACTTCCATGATAATATAGAGTTAAATATTAAAGGGGAATCAGGTAATTACAGTAACGTACATGCTGAAATATATTTAAAGGAATTTTTTAAAAAACACGAGCCTATCAGCTTTGAATATGCTCATCAAGGCAGTTCTAATGAAGGTTTGAAATATGCAATCGGAAATTATGTTCATTCCGAAGGTACTTATCTAGTTCTTATAAGGGCTAAAAAAATTAACGGTAAAGAAAAGATATATATAATTGATTTCTCCGAAGAGTAA
- a CDS encoding 1-acyl-sn-glycerol-3-phosphate acyltransferase: protein MHNIVKSLIYSFLRTLMNVSMAFSYRNIIVTGYDKIKNSMPALFVSNHQNTFMDGLVLVKVGHNIRPNILVRADIFKSKWASIALDIIRLIPIYRKKDNMGSVAQNNEIFKKCIDLFKKGEPLLIFPEGNHAIKRFLRPIQKGPARIAFQAEEGNNFQLGLNVVPFGLHYERHPKRWHDLHVHFGDAFKVSDFQKVYEENPTKANKQFNDKIRKDISAEMVDIQWHAEYEFMEHVRTLLKPYAMKWAENKKSIVHAENEVVNRIAYHLQENEDLTSSLKENTNNYFREVNKNKLSEDFKAKKPTIVEFLFKAIGILIGLPFWIIAKVINFIPEFIIEKKVIAGVKDITWHISLRTGISMFLYPIYYLLIFIVLGFSIGWIIAGITVFTFPLISVVMYETEYHYKKLRNAFILFKKPEIIKQEQELVKEFKGLFV, encoded by the coding sequence ATGCATAATATTGTAAAGTCTTTAATTTACTCTTTTTTACGCACATTAATGAATGTGAGTATGGCTTTTAGTTATCGTAATATCATAGTTACAGGTTATGATAAAATCAAAAATTCTATGCCCGCTCTATTTGTCAGCAACCATCAAAACACATTTATGGATGGTCTAGTTTTGGTAAAAGTTGGGCATAATATAAGACCCAATATTCTGGTACGTGCTGATATATTCAAATCAAAATGGGCATCCATTGCACTTGACATCATTCGTTTAATCCCAATATACAGGAAAAAAGATAATATGGGCAGTGTGGCTCAAAACAATGAAATATTTAAAAAATGTATCGATCTATTTAAGAAAGGTGAGCCATTATTGATTTTTCCGGAAGGGAATCATGCGATAAAAAGATTTTTAAGACCGATTCAAAAAGGCCCCGCCCGAATTGCTTTTCAAGCAGAGGAAGGAAATAATTTTCAGTTAGGGCTAAATGTAGTGCCTTTTGGTTTGCATTATGAAAGACATCCGAAAAGATGGCATGATCTACATGTGCACTTTGGAGATGCCTTTAAAGTAAGCGATTTTCAAAAAGTTTATGAGGAAAATCCCACCAAAGCCAATAAGCAGTTTAATGATAAAATCAGGAAAGATATATCAGCCGAAATGGTGGATATTCAATGGCATGCAGAATATGAATTTATGGAGCACGTGAGAACATTGTTAAAACCGTACGCCATGAAATGGGCTGAGAACAAGAAATCCATTGTCCATGCAGAAAATGAAGTAGTAAATAGAATTGCATATCATCTTCAGGAAAATGAAGATTTAACATCCTCACTGAAAGAGAATACAAATAATTATTTTCGAGAAGTAAATAAAAACAAGCTGTCGGAGGATTTTAAAGCTAAAAAACCAACAATAGTTGAGTTTCTATTTAAAGCAATTGGCATTTTAATAGGTTTGCCTTTTTGGATAATAGCTAAAGTGATCAATTTCATACCTGAATTTATTATTGAAAAAAAAGTAATAGCAGGAGTCAAAGACATTACCTGGCATATTTCATTAAGAACTGGGATTTCTATGTTTCTGTATCCTATATACTATTTATTGATTTTTATAGTATTAGGCTTTAGTATAGGTTGGATTATAGCGGGTATCACAGTTTTCACATTCCCATTAATTTCCGTTGTAATGTACGAAACAGAATATCATTATAAGAAATTGAGAAATGCATTTATTCTTTTCAAAAAGCCTGAAATAATAAAGCAAGAACAAGAATTAGTGAAGGAGTTTAAAGGCTTATTTGTGTGA
- the radA gene encoding DNA repair protein RadA, producing the protein MAKVKSAYFCQECGHESPKWAGKCPSCGQWNTFVEEVVTKEKSSSGYQSSSKRANKPVAIQEVESTSEARIKVADRELSRVLGGGIVPGSLVLIGGEPGIGKSTLMLQIALQLSNLKVLYVSGEESAQQIKMRADRMEHDSKNCFILTETHTADIFREVEALGPDLLVIDSIQTLHSPKIESAAGSVGQVKECTAELMRFAKENKIPVFLIGHITKDGAIAGPKVLEHMVDAVLQFEGDRHLTYRILRTTKNRFGSTNELGIYEMMQNGLRQVSNPSEILISQKDKDSSGTAIGATLEGNRPLLIEIQALVSPATYGTPQRSATGYDNKRLNMLLAVLEKRGGFRLGIQDVFLNIAGGVRVEDPAIDLAVCVAIISSLEEIPLSSKTCVAAEVGLSGEIRAVNRIENRIAEAEKLGFTEILVSKFSMKGVDTSRYNIEIKTFSQLGEVVSYLFG; encoded by the coding sequence TTGGCAAAAGTTAAATCAGCATATTTCTGTCAGGAATGCGGACATGAATCACCTAAATGGGCTGGAAAATGTCCTTCTTGCGGGCAGTGGAATACTTTCGTGGAGGAGGTAGTGACAAAAGAAAAATCTTCCAGTGGTTATCAATCATCTAGTAAAAGAGCCAATAAACCCGTTGCTATTCAAGAGGTAGAAAGCACGAGTGAAGCAAGAATTAAAGTAGCCGATCGTGAACTTAGCCGAGTTTTAGGAGGGGGAATTGTACCTGGTTCATTGGTTTTAATTGGCGGAGAGCCCGGTATAGGGAAATCTACTTTAATGCTTCAGATTGCCCTTCAACTTTCTAATCTTAAAGTGCTATATGTAAGCGGTGAAGAAAGTGCTCAGCAAATTAAAATGCGAGCAGACAGAATGGAGCATGATTCCAAAAATTGCTTTATCCTCACCGAAACCCATACTGCTGATATTTTCAGGGAAGTAGAAGCTTTAGGTCCAGATTTATTGGTGATTGATTCCATCCAAACTTTACATTCCCCAAAAATTGAATCTGCAGCAGGAAGTGTGGGCCAGGTGAAAGAATGTACAGCGGAACTGATGCGCTTTGCCAAAGAAAATAAAATCCCAGTATTTCTAATTGGGCACATCACAAAAGATGGAGCAATTGCAGGACCTAAAGTTTTGGAGCATATGGTGGATGCAGTTTTACAATTTGAAGGGGATCGTCATCTTACTTACCGCATTTTAAGGACTACCAAAAACAGATTTGGCTCTACTAATGAATTGGGCATTTACGAAATGATGCAAAACGGATTGCGTCAAGTTAGCAATCCCTCCGAAATATTAATATCACAAAAAGATAAAGACAGTAGTGGAACCGCAATTGGGGCTACCTTAGAAGGCAACCGTCCTCTTTTAATTGAAATCCAAGCCTTGGTGAGCCCTGCCACTTATGGTACTCCTCAGCGATCTGCCACGGGCTATGACAACAAAAGATTGAACATGTTGTTGGCAGTTTTGGAAAAAAGAGGGGGATTTCGATTAGGCATCCAAGACGTATTTCTAAATATTGCAGGAGGAGTTCGTGTGGAAGACCCTGCTATAGATTTGGCTGTATGTGTGGCCATTATTTCTTCCTTGGAGGAAATTCCATTATCATCAAAAACTTGCGTTGCTGCTGAGGTAGGTTTGAGTGGAGAAATCCGTGCAGTAAACCGAATTGAAAACCGAATAGCAGAAGCAGAAAAATTAGGCTTTACGGAAATATTGGTTTCCAAATTTAGTATGAAAGGAGTCGATACTTCTCGCTATAATATTGAAATTAAGACCTTTAGTCAGCTAGGAGAGGTAGTAAGCTATTTGTTCGGTTGA
- a CDS encoding Hsp20/alpha crystallin family protein, which produces MNLLSEKKNGDFFPTLLSDFFDNDRAFGPGWLNLGIDRNIPSVNIKENGKEYNIELAAPGYNKKDFHVTIENDIMTISAEKEDEKIEESERFTRKEFSSSSFSRSFALPKSVKFDKSEATYVDGILKIKVPKKEVEKALPKKEIKIA; this is translated from the coding sequence ATGAATTTACTTAGTGAAAAAAAGAATGGGGACTTTTTCCCTACTTTATTGTCAGATTTTTTTGACAATGATCGTGCATTTGGGCCAGGATGGTTAAACTTAGGCATTGACAGAAATATTCCTTCAGTGAACATCAAGGAAAATGGTAAAGAATATAATATCGAACTGGCAGCACCGGGATACAATAAAAAGGATTTCCACGTGACCATTGAAAACGATATTATGACCATTAGTGCTGAGAAAGAAGATGAAAAGATTGAAGAATCAGAGCGCTTTACCAGAAAAGAGTTTAGCAGCAGTTCGTTTAGTAGATCTTTCGCCCTTCCTAAAAGTGTGAAATTTGATAAATCAGAAGCCACTTATGTGGATGGTATTTTGAAAATCAAAGTTCCAAAAAAAGAGGTGGAAAAAGCACTTCCTAAAAAGGAAATTAAAATTGCATAG
- a CDS encoding YtxH domain-containing protein — protein MNTAKTILGIVAGITTGAVIGVLFAPEKGRDTRRKMIKRSTDLSDAIDKRIESKFEEYERKLDEMVKDLTGRISPLTNTKDEHRKKEHVN, from the coding sequence ATGAATACAGCAAAAACAATTTTAGGAATTGTGGCAGGAATTACCACAGGTGCAGTTATAGGTGTTTTGTTCGCTCCTGAAAAGGGAAGGGATACTCGAAGAAAAATGATCAAAAGAAGTACAGACTTGAGTGATGCCATAGACAAAAGGATTGAATCCAAATTTGAAGAATATGAGCGTAAATTAGATGAAATGGTGAAAGACTTAACCGGAAGAATCTCTCCGCTTACAAATACAAAAGATGAACACCGCAAAAAGGAGCATGTCAATTGA